The DNA sequence CCTGCCGGGTCGTCTTCGGCCTCGGCATCGGCATGCTGATCACGAAGATCAAGACGGGCACCGGGCTCTTCCGGACCCTGTTCTACCTGCCCTATCTGGCGCCGCCGGTCGCCGCCACGCTCGCCTTCGTCTTCCTGCTCAACCCCGGCACCGGGCCCGTCAACGCGATCCTCGGGGACCTGGGGCTGCCGACGCCGGGCTGGTTCAACGACGCCTCCTGGTCCAAGCCGGCGCTCACCATGCTCGCGGTGTGGGGCATCGGGGACCTGATGGTCATCTTCATGGCCTCGCTGCTGGACGTGCCGACCGAGCAGTACGAGGCGGCCGAGCTGGACGGCGCGTCCGCCTGGCAGAAGTTCCGCTTCGTGACCCTGCCGAACATCTCGCCGATCGTGCTGTTCGCCGTGGTGACGGGCGTCATCCAGGCGATGCAGTACTACACGCAGCCACTCGTCGCCGGGAAGGTCGCCTCCGGGGTCATCGGCGGCTCCGGCCAGTCCTTCGAACCCGGCTATCCCGACAAGTCGACACTGACGCTCCCGCAGCTCGTCTACAACCTGGGCTTCCAGCGCTTCGACTACGGCGCCGCCTGTGTCGTCGCGCTCGTCCTGTTCGCCCTGGCCATGGCCTTCACCGCGCTGCTGATGCGGGGCCGCAACAACCTGATCCAGGCCGGTGACTGAGCCATGACCCACCTCCTCGACACCGTCGACAAGACCGCCGCCGCCCCGGAGAACTCCCCGCGGACGCCCGCCGCGCGCACCGCCCGCCGCAAGGCGCTGCTGCACTGGATCGCCGTGCACTCGCTCGGGATCGCCGCCGCGCTCTTCTTCGTGCTGCCGTTCGTCTTCGTGGCGCTCACCTCGCTGATGAGCGACCAGCAGGCGCTGACCCGCGACCTCACCCCGAACTCCTGGGAGTGGGGCAACTACGAACGGGTCTTCAACACCCCGGGCTTTCTGACCTGGTGGCGCAACACCCTGCTGTACGCGGGCGTCGGCACCGTCCTCACCGTCGTCTCGTCCGTCCCGGTGGCGTACGCGCTGGCGAAGTTCCGCTTCCGGGGCCGCAAGCTGTCGCTGATGCTCGTCATCTCGATGATGATGCTGCCGCCGCAGGTCGTCATCATCCCGATGTACCTGTTCTGGGCGAAGCAGATGGACCTGTCCGGCACCCTGTGGCCGCTGATCATCCCGATGGCCTTCGGCGACGCGTTCTCCATCTTCCTGCTGCGGCAGTTCCTGCTGACCATCCCGAACGAGTACCTGGACGCCGCCAAGGTCGACGGCTGCGGTGAGTTCCGCACGCTGATGAAGGTCGTCCTGCCGATGGCCAGGCCCGGCATCGCGGCCATCGCCCTCTTCCAGTTCTTCGCCGCCTGGAACGACTACTTCGGACCGCAGATCTACGCCTCCGAGAACCCGGCCGCCTGGACGCTCAGTTACGGCCTCGAATCCTTCAAGGGTGCACACCACACCGACTGGAACCTGACCATGGCCGCGACCGTTCTGGTCATGGCCCCCGTGATCGCCGTCTTCTTCTTTGCCCAGAAGGCATTCGTCGAGGGCGTCACACTGACCGGAGTAAAGGGCTGACATGAAGCTCGCAGTAGTGGGTGGCGGGTCCACCTACACCCCCGAACTGATCGACGGATTCGCCCGGCTGCGGGACA is a window from the Streptomyces sp. MMBL 11-1 genome containing:
- a CDS encoding carbohydrate ABC transporter permease; protein product: MTTHTLRSKRRRSALRTAAFMSPWLIGFSVFFVYPMISTVYFSFTRYDGFGAPAFNGLTNWTYVFSDYPMFWPSLRNTLWLVLVVVTCRVVFGLGIGMLITKIKTGTGLFRTLFYLPYLAPPVAATLAFVFLLNPGTGPVNAILGDLGLPTPGWFNDASWSKPALTMLAVWGIGDLMVIFMASLLDVPTEQYEAAELDGASAWQKFRFVTLPNISPIVLFAVVTGVIQAMQYYTQPLVAGKVASGVIGGSGQSFEPGYPDKSTLTLPQLVYNLGFQRFDYGAACVVALVLFALAMAFTALLMRGRNNLIQAGD
- a CDS encoding carbohydrate ABC transporter permease, yielding MTHLLDTVDKTAAAPENSPRTPAARTARRKALLHWIAVHSLGIAAALFFVLPFVFVALTSLMSDQQALTRDLTPNSWEWGNYERVFNTPGFLTWWRNTLLYAGVGTVLTVVSSVPVAYALAKFRFRGRKLSLMLVISMMMLPPQVVIIPMYLFWAKQMDLSGTLWPLIIPMAFGDAFSIFLLRQFLLTIPNEYLDAAKVDGCGEFRTLMKVVLPMARPGIAAIALFQFFAAWNDYFGPQIYASENPAAWTLSYGLESFKGAHHTDWNLTMAATVLVMAPVIAVFFFAQKAFVEGVTLTGVKG